A portion of the Melanotaenia boesemani isolate fMelBoe1 chromosome 2, fMelBoe1.pri, whole genome shotgun sequence genome contains these proteins:
- the si:ch211-106h11.1 gene encoding volume-regulated anion channel subunit LRRC8A isoform X2, which translates to MFSLSELAPLNQHQSSSKLLKPWWEVFMDYLVVLMLMTSVLACTEQLSRDRVVCIPVDPTSTSHNPSASGNIDLIPSPNPIPHNTGPNLYSAARGRRTHLVYQQYVYVSQVCYHKALPLCSRFLPYIVLLQSLVLVASGSFWLHFPHTSSRIEQFLAILAKCCESPWTSQALSHAARQENIQEVNRQPSQPPLSSVSSSLPVTRTQRPSIDSGTDSPLLKRSDSPSSATPPSPCPSSLSCNSTMSSVSNGSGEHFLSTKPSVIANTPRQIISLDKSDGEQARALFERVRKFRSHCESSAVIYKVYLAQTIFKLLLATLIEMWSLRDVPDLTNDLAFLIHMLDQYDPLLVQRLSVFLSPVSESRLLEESLERRWGEEKLQAMTSVDADGCTRLQLVALPRLPPALFTLSQLQVLKLELITDARFTSHVANMTSLRELHLYHCTAAADPSALAVLQERLEVLQITFTQASEIPNWVFSLRSLHELHLSGRLSSEGSVGRSWALGSLRQLRHLRLLVIRGMLQRIPGELCEVTGSLVRLEIHNEGTRLLVLTGLKRMVDLTELHLQDCQLERLPSALLALTNLRTLDLQHNNLRTLEELLSLAHLRRLSCLKLAYNRVLVLPNSVGVLRGLELLDLSNNQLKSLPPALFTLRRLRRLLLAGNLLKELPAEVRALQLLTELDLSGNRLENLPLELFSNCLELRILNMAHNSLDSLPSGVAALSQLYRLDLRGNNLEQLPAELGSCLGLYGGGLLVENWLFLSLPPHVRDFLSHSFTTSGTYLEDHSRPESDSFPYFSPTQWSFSSALESQI; encoded by the exons ATGTTTTCCCTGTCAGAGCTGGCACCGTTGAATCAGCATCAGAGCAGTAGTAAGCTGTTGAAACCCTGGTGGGAAGTCTTCATGGATTACCTGGTGGTTCTAATGCTGATGACTTCAGTTTTAGCCTGCACTGAGCAGCTGTCTCGGGACAGAGTTGTGTGCATTCCTGTGGATCCAACTTCAACTTCTCACAATCCATCAGCAAGTGGCAATATAGACTTGATTCCATCTCCAAATCCCATTCCACACAACACTGGTCCAAATCTTTattctgcagcacgggggcgaCGCACACATCTGGTCTACCAGCAGTATGTTTACGTCAGCCAG GTGTGCTACCACAAGGCTCTGCCTTTGTGTTCCCGCTTCTTGCCCTACATCGTCTTGCTGCAGTCTCTCGTTCTGGTTGCCAGCGGCTCTTTCTGGCTCCACTTCCCCCACACCTCTTCTCGCATAGAGCAGTTCCTAGCCATCTTAGCAAAATGTTGTGAGTCACCCTGGACATCTCAAGCTCTGTCCCATGCCGCACGCCAAGAAAACATCCAAGAGGTGAACAGACAACCATCTCAACCTCCCCTATCTTCAGTATCCTCTTCACTCCCAGTGACCCGCACACAACGTCCAAGCATAGACTCAGGCACAGACAGCCCGCTTTTGAAGAGGTCAGATAGTCCATCCTCAGCTACTCCTCCATCTCCTTGCCCTTCCTCCCTTTCATGTAACTCCACCATGTCTTCTGTATCCAACGGCTCTGGGGAGCATTTTTTGTCTACCAAGCCCTCAGTCATAGCTAACACCCCCAGGCAGATAATAAGTCTGGATAAAAGTGATGGCGAACAGGCCCGAGCATTGTTTGAAAGAGTCAGGAAATTCCGGTCTCACTGTGAAAGCTCTGCTGTCATCTACAAG gtctACTTGGCTCAGACAATATTCAAACTACTGTTGGCAACGCTGATT GAGATGTGGTCCCTAAGAGACGTTCCTGACCTGACAAATGACCTGGCCTTTCTTATACACATGTTAGACCAGTATGACCCCTTGCTGGTCCAGCGTCTCTCCGTCTTTTTGTCCCCTGTCAGTGAGAGCAGGCTACTGGAGGAAAGCTTGGAGAGGCGCTGGGGGGAGGAAAAACTGCAAGCCATGACTAGCGTGGATGCAGATGGCTGCACTAGACTGCAGCTGGTGGCCCTGCCTCGCCTTCCGCCTGCCCTCTTCACTCTCAGCCAGCTTCAGGTCCTCAAACTGGAGCTCATCACAGATGCAAGGTTTACGTCGCACGTGGCTAACATGACCTCACTCAG GGAACTCCACCTCTACCACTGCACAGCAGCTGCGGATCCCAGTGCACTTGCAGTTCTCCAGGAACGTCTGGAGGTTCTACAGATCACCTTCACTCAGGCATCGGAGATCCCTAACTGGGTCTTCTCACTCCGTAGCCTACATGAGCTCCACCTCTCTGGTCGTTTAAGCAGTGAGGGTAGCGTGGGCCGTAGCTGGGCTCTAGGGAGCCTACGTCAGTTACGTCACCTGCGTCTGCTGGTGATACGAGGAATGCTACAGAGGATCCCAGGGGAGTTGTGTGAAGTGACTGGAAGCTTGGTGAGACTAGAGATCCACAACGAAGGCACAAGACTACTTGTGCTGACAGGCCTGAAGCGGATGGTGGACCTGACAGagctgcacctgcaggactgccAGCTGGAGCGTTTGCCCTCTGCCCTGCTCGCTTTGACCAACCTGCGGACACTTGACTTGCAGCATAACAACCTGAGAACTCTAGAGGAGCTCCTTAGTCTGGCTCACCTGCGACGTCTCTCCTGCCTTAAGCTTGCCTACAACCGTGTCTTGGTGCTGCCAAACAGTGTAGGTGTTCTTCGAGGCCTAGAGCTCCTGGATTTGTCCAACAACCAACTCAAGAGTCTTCCCCCAGCGCTCTTCACTCTTCGCCGTCTTCGAAGGCTCCTGCTGGCTGGCAacctgctgaaggagctgcctGCTGAAGTAAGGGCACTGCAGCTGCTTACAGAGCTGGACCTCAGTGGAAACAGGTTAGAGAACCTCCCCTTGGAGCTATTTAGTAACTGTTTGGAGCTGCGCATCTTAAACATGGCTCACAACTCTCTTGATTCATTGCCCAGCGGGGTTGCAGCTTTAAGCCAGTTGTACAGGTTGGACTTGCGCGGCAACAACCTGGAACAGCTGCCTGCTGAGCTGGGCTCCTGTTTGGGGTTGTATGGAGGTGGTCTCCTGGTTGAAAACTGGCTCTTTCTTTCCTTGCCTCCTCATGTCAGAGACTTCCTCAGCCATTCTTTCACAACCAGTGGAACATACTTGGAGGATCATTCCCGACCAGAATCTGACAGTTTCCCATACTTCTCTCCTACACAGTGGAGTTTTTCTTCAGCTCTGGAGTCACAAATATAA
- the si:ch211-106h11.1 gene encoding volume-regulated anion channel subunit LRRC8D isoform X1, whose amino-acid sequence MFSLSELAPLNQHQSSSKLLKPWWEVFMDYLVVLMLMTSVLACTEQLSRDRVVCIPVDPTSTSHNPSASGNIDLIPSPNPIPHNTGPNLYSAARGRRTHLVYQQYVYVSQVCYHKALPLCSRFLPYIVLLQSLVLVASGSFWLHFPHTSSRIEQFLAILAKCCESPWTSQALSHAARQENIQEVNRQPSQPPLSSVSSSLPVTRTQRPSIDSGTDSPLLKRSDSPSSATPPSPCPSSLSCNSTMSSVSNGSGEHFLSTKPSVIANTPRQIISLDKSDGEQARALFERVRKFRSHCESSAVIYKVYLAQTIFKLLLATLIVSYTIPLLSSLSFSHICHPEESTLVGYATFECIHVLSSLLHKLLVAYVTLLGLYGLLNFYALSWIFHSCLREYSFHSLKEMWSLRDVPDLTNDLAFLIHMLDQYDPLLVQRLSVFLSPVSESRLLEESLERRWGEEKLQAMTSVDADGCTRLQLVALPRLPPALFTLSQLQVLKLELITDARFTSHVANMTSLRELHLYHCTAAADPSALAVLQERLEVLQITFTQASEIPNWVFSLRSLHELHLSGRLSSEGSVGRSWALGSLRQLRHLRLLVIRGMLQRIPGELCEVTGSLVRLEIHNEGTRLLVLTGLKRMVDLTELHLQDCQLERLPSALLALTNLRTLDLQHNNLRTLEELLSLAHLRRLSCLKLAYNRVLVLPNSVGVLRGLELLDLSNNQLKSLPPALFTLRRLRRLLLAGNLLKELPAEVRALQLLTELDLSGNRLENLPLELFSNCLELRILNMAHNSLDSLPSGVAALSQLYRLDLRGNNLEQLPAELGSCLGLYGGGLLVENWLFLSLPPHVRDFLSHSFTTSGTYLEDHSRPESDSFPYFSPTQWSFSSALESQI is encoded by the exons ATGTTTTCCCTGTCAGAGCTGGCACCGTTGAATCAGCATCAGAGCAGTAGTAAGCTGTTGAAACCCTGGTGGGAAGTCTTCATGGATTACCTGGTGGTTCTAATGCTGATGACTTCAGTTTTAGCCTGCACTGAGCAGCTGTCTCGGGACAGAGTTGTGTGCATTCCTGTGGATCCAACTTCAACTTCTCACAATCCATCAGCAAGTGGCAATATAGACTTGATTCCATCTCCAAATCCCATTCCACACAACACTGGTCCAAATCTTTattctgcagcacgggggcgaCGCACACATCTGGTCTACCAGCAGTATGTTTACGTCAGCCAG GTGTGCTACCACAAGGCTCTGCCTTTGTGTTCCCGCTTCTTGCCCTACATCGTCTTGCTGCAGTCTCTCGTTCTGGTTGCCAGCGGCTCTTTCTGGCTCCACTTCCCCCACACCTCTTCTCGCATAGAGCAGTTCCTAGCCATCTTAGCAAAATGTTGTGAGTCACCCTGGACATCTCAAGCTCTGTCCCATGCCGCACGCCAAGAAAACATCCAAGAGGTGAACAGACAACCATCTCAACCTCCCCTATCTTCAGTATCCTCTTCACTCCCAGTGACCCGCACACAACGTCCAAGCATAGACTCAGGCACAGACAGCCCGCTTTTGAAGAGGTCAGATAGTCCATCCTCAGCTACTCCTCCATCTCCTTGCCCTTCCTCCCTTTCATGTAACTCCACCATGTCTTCTGTATCCAACGGCTCTGGGGAGCATTTTTTGTCTACCAAGCCCTCAGTCATAGCTAACACCCCCAGGCAGATAATAAGTCTGGATAAAAGTGATGGCGAACAGGCCCGAGCATTGTTTGAAAGAGTCAGGAAATTCCGGTCTCACTGTGAAAGCTCTGCTGTCATCTACAAG gtctACTTGGCTCAGACAATATTCAAACTACTGTTGGCAACGCTGATTGTGAGTTACACCATCCCTCTTCTCAGCTCCCTCTCCTTTAGCCACATCTGTCACCCTGAGGAGAGCACTCTGGTTGGCTATGCTACCTTTGAATGCATCCATGTGCTCTCATCACTCCTGCACAAACTACTAGTGGCCTACGTCACCCTGCTGGGACTGTATGGTCTACTTAACTTTTATGCCCTCAGCTGGATTTTTCACAG CTGTCTTCGAGAATATTCCTTCCACTCTTTAAAGGAGATGTGGTCCCTAAGAGACGTTCCTGACCTGACAAATGACCTGGCCTTTCTTATACACATGTTAGACCAGTATGACCCCTTGCTGGTCCAGCGTCTCTCCGTCTTTTTGTCCCCTGTCAGTGAGAGCAGGCTACTGGAGGAAAGCTTGGAGAGGCGCTGGGGGGAGGAAAAACTGCAAGCCATGACTAGCGTGGATGCAGATGGCTGCACTAGACTGCAGCTGGTGGCCCTGCCTCGCCTTCCGCCTGCCCTCTTCACTCTCAGCCAGCTTCAGGTCCTCAAACTGGAGCTCATCACAGATGCAAGGTTTACGTCGCACGTGGCTAACATGACCTCACTCAG GGAACTCCACCTCTACCACTGCACAGCAGCTGCGGATCCCAGTGCACTTGCAGTTCTCCAGGAACGTCTGGAGGTTCTACAGATCACCTTCACTCAGGCATCGGAGATCCCTAACTGGGTCTTCTCACTCCGTAGCCTACATGAGCTCCACCTCTCTGGTCGTTTAAGCAGTGAGGGTAGCGTGGGCCGTAGCTGGGCTCTAGGGAGCCTACGTCAGTTACGTCACCTGCGTCTGCTGGTGATACGAGGAATGCTACAGAGGATCCCAGGGGAGTTGTGTGAAGTGACTGGAAGCTTGGTGAGACTAGAGATCCACAACGAAGGCACAAGACTACTTGTGCTGACAGGCCTGAAGCGGATGGTGGACCTGACAGagctgcacctgcaggactgccAGCTGGAGCGTTTGCCCTCTGCCCTGCTCGCTTTGACCAACCTGCGGACACTTGACTTGCAGCATAACAACCTGAGAACTCTAGAGGAGCTCCTTAGTCTGGCTCACCTGCGACGTCTCTCCTGCCTTAAGCTTGCCTACAACCGTGTCTTGGTGCTGCCAAACAGTGTAGGTGTTCTTCGAGGCCTAGAGCTCCTGGATTTGTCCAACAACCAACTCAAGAGTCTTCCCCCAGCGCTCTTCACTCTTCGCCGTCTTCGAAGGCTCCTGCTGGCTGGCAacctgctgaaggagctgcctGCTGAAGTAAGGGCACTGCAGCTGCTTACAGAGCTGGACCTCAGTGGAAACAGGTTAGAGAACCTCCCCTTGGAGCTATTTAGTAACTGTTTGGAGCTGCGCATCTTAAACATGGCTCACAACTCTCTTGATTCATTGCCCAGCGGGGTTGCAGCTTTAAGCCAGTTGTACAGGTTGGACTTGCGCGGCAACAACCTGGAACAGCTGCCTGCTGAGCTGGGCTCCTGTTTGGGGTTGTATGGAGGTGGTCTCCTGGTTGAAAACTGGCTCTTTCTTTCCTTGCCTCCTCATGTCAGAGACTTCCTCAGCCATTCTTTCACAACCAGTGGAACATACTTGGAGGATCATTCCCGACCAGAATCTGACAGTTTCCCATACTTCTCTCCTACACAGTGGAGTTTTTCTTCAGCTCTGGAGTCACAAATATAA